One region of Eupeodes corollae chromosome 1, idEupCoro1.1, whole genome shotgun sequence genomic DNA includes:
- the LOC129952875 gene encoding microtubule-associated protein tau isoform X1, with translation MSSAPRPPFVPSQQMRPQMGAPAPGSPSPRQPMNQGQPMNTQQRQMAPQLRRVDSQGNVLPNPGQPPRGGIQQQVRPPSSGGTTSPPGQGGPGPGPRPQGAFPWAGPPNSQQNRPSNAFGNQPPNQGGRPFPRPGPGGTGGGGQPQFRPPYQQQNMQQQYQGMPQQFPPQVQQRPFAPQQNAPMSKTNSHDDDDSDVVFGQAITPVRTGVAPPPQPTVKTNQVIDDLKTIPEVQPNKENNTNPKNTSFSDLNDKKNLNEIEKEASTERKRTEELKVNEQALGSSESSSNSAKLTNFQKISGDTPENTNKLEKPTKVENNKKLEGSPKEATFNKDIKGDNDSGVDESTQEKDRNGPTSPSSPAKTPTKPTSGISRPPSATPSNKSNKSRSASRSRLALKTPEPESAKKVPMNKIQVGNAPSPNLKAVRSKIGSLDNATYKPGGGKIKIESKKIEIKAAPRIEAKNEKYTPKGGDKKIVSTKLQWNAKSKIGSLENANHKPGGGDKKIDTIKADFKDKAKPKVGSKDNVKYAPGGGDIKKDDIQKDIQTHKLEIKAQSKIGSLDNVKHKPGGGDKKIFDDKDYLKNVDHPVALTSPSQLCNGHLCASIHIEIGHCSRFNNFWKAPKITRATTLTSSMSLPAECLVLSVSMPSLNNEKRPKSAGPKSARKPGQAIHPKPFRLF, from the exons ATGTCGTCTGCACCAAGGCCGCCTTTTGTTCCGTCACAACAAATGAGACCTCAGATGGGCGCCCCTGCTCCGGGATCTCCATCGCCACGACAGCCAATGAATCAAGGACAGCCAATGAATACTCAACAAAGGCAAATGGCGCCACAATTACGGAGAGTAGATAGTCAAGGGAATGTTTTGCCTAATCCTGGACAACCGCCAAGAGGCGGAATTCAGCAGCAAGTTCGCCCACCATCTAGCGGAGGAACAACGAGTCCGCCTGGGCAAGGTGGTCCAGGTCCAGGTCCAAGACCTCAGGGTGCTTTCCCTTGGGCTGGACCCCCAAACAGCCAACAAAATCGTCCATCGAATGCTTTTGGTAACCAACCACCCAATCAAGGTGGAAGACCTTTTCCACGGCCGGGACCTGGTGGGACCGGTGGTGGTGGCCAGCCACAGTTTCGACCACCATACCAACAGCAAAATATGCAGCAGCAATATCAAGGAATGCCACAACAATTTCCCCCCCAAGTTCAACAAAGACCATTTGCACCACAACAAAATGCCCCAATGAGCAAAACTAATAGTCACGACGATGACGACAGTGATGTAGTATTTGGACAAGCAATCACTCCTGTAAGAACAGGAGTAGCGCCACCACCGCAGCCGACTGTAAAGACCAATCAAGTAATCGATGACCTAAAAACTATTCCAGAAGTACAACCAAATAAAGAGAATAATACGAACCCCAAGAATACATCATTTAGTGATCTTAATGACAAGAAGAACCTAAATGAGATTGAAAAAGAAGCAAGTACTGAACGAAAACGTACGGAAGAGTTAAAAGTGAACGAACAAGCTCTCGGATCTTCCGAATCTAGTTCTAATTCAGCGAAACTAACGAACTTCCAAAAAATTAGCGGAGACACACCCGAAAACACAAATAAGCTTGAGAAACCAACTAAAGTTGAGAATAATAAAAAGCTGGAGGGTTCTCCGAAAGAGGCAACATTCAATAAGGATATAA AAGGGGATAATGACAGTGGCGTTGATGAGTCTACACAGGAAAAG GATCGAAACGGACCAACATCACCAAGTTCTCCCGCCAAGACACCAACTAAGCCTACTTCAGGCATTTCAAGACCCCCAAGTGCAACACCATCGAATAAGTCCAATAAATCACGAAGCGCTTCTAGATCAAGGCTAGCTCTCAAAACACCCGAACCAGAGTCAGCTAAGAAAG TTCCAATGAATAAGATTCAAGTGGGTAATGCACCTTCACCTAATCTCAAGGCTGTTCGGTCAAAAATAGGATCACTTGACAATGCCACCTATAAACCTGGCGGAGGTAAAATCAAAATCGAAagcaagaaaattgaaattaaggCCGCTCCAAGGATCGAagcgaaaaacgaaaaatacaCTCCCAAGGGCGGAGATAAAAAG ATAGTTTCAACGAAATTACAATGGAATGCTAAATCTAAAATCGGATCTCTAGAGAACGCCAATCATAAGCCTGGCGGCGGTGATAAGAAAATCGATACAATAAAAGCGGACTTTAAGGATAAGGCTAAGCCAAAAGTTGGCTCAAAGGATAATGTTAAATATGCTCCAGGGGGTGGTGATATAAAG AAGGACGATATTCAAAAGGAC ATACAAACCCATAAGCTAGAAATTAAAGCTCAAAGTAAAATTGGATCTTTGGATAATGTAAAGCACAAACCAGGTGGAGGGGATAAGAAAATATTCGATGACaaggattatttaaaaaatgttgatcacCCTGTTGCACTGACTTCACCTTCAcag ctcTGCAATGGGCATCTTTGTGCGTCAATACACATTGAAATTGGTCATTGCAGTCGTTTCAATAAT
- the LOC129952875 gene encoding microtubule-associated protein tau isoform X2 produces MSSAPRPPFVPSQQMRPQMGAPAPGSPSPRQPMNQGQPMNTQQRQMAPQLRRVDSQGNVLPNPGQPPRGGIQQQVRPPSSGGTTSPPGQGGPGPGPRPQGAFPWAGPPNSQQNRPSNAFGNQPPNQGGRPFPRPGPGGTGGGGQPQFRPPYQQQNMQQQYQGMPQQFPPQVQQRPFAPQQNAPMSKTNSHDDDDSDVVFGQAITPVRTGVAPPPQPTVKTNQVIDDLKTIPEVQPNKENNTNPKNTSFSDLNDKKNLNEIEKEASTERKRTEELKVNEQALGSSESSSNSAKLTNFQKISGDTPENTNKLEKPTKVENNKKLEGSPKEATFNKDIKGDNDSGVDESTQEKDRNGPTSPSSPAKTPTKPTSGISRPPSATPSNKSNKSRSASRSRLALKTPEPESAKKVPMNKIQVGNAPSPNLKAVRSKIGSLDNATYKPGGGKIKIESKKIEIKAAPRIEAKNEKYTPKGGDKKIVSTKLQWNAKSKIGSLENANHKPGGGDKKIDTIKADFKDKAKPKVGSKDNVKYAPGGGDIKIQTHKLEIKAQSKIGSLDNVKHKPGGGDKKIFDDKDYLKNVDHPVALTSPSQLCNGHLCASIHIEIGHCSRFNNFWKAPKITRATTLTSSMSLPAECLVLSVSMPSLNNEKRPKSAGPKSARKPGQAIHPKPFRLF; encoded by the exons ATGTCGTCTGCACCAAGGCCGCCTTTTGTTCCGTCACAACAAATGAGACCTCAGATGGGCGCCCCTGCTCCGGGATCTCCATCGCCACGACAGCCAATGAATCAAGGACAGCCAATGAATACTCAACAAAGGCAAATGGCGCCACAATTACGGAGAGTAGATAGTCAAGGGAATGTTTTGCCTAATCCTGGACAACCGCCAAGAGGCGGAATTCAGCAGCAAGTTCGCCCACCATCTAGCGGAGGAACAACGAGTCCGCCTGGGCAAGGTGGTCCAGGTCCAGGTCCAAGACCTCAGGGTGCTTTCCCTTGGGCTGGACCCCCAAACAGCCAACAAAATCGTCCATCGAATGCTTTTGGTAACCAACCACCCAATCAAGGTGGAAGACCTTTTCCACGGCCGGGACCTGGTGGGACCGGTGGTGGTGGCCAGCCACAGTTTCGACCACCATACCAACAGCAAAATATGCAGCAGCAATATCAAGGAATGCCACAACAATTTCCCCCCCAAGTTCAACAAAGACCATTTGCACCACAACAAAATGCCCCAATGAGCAAAACTAATAGTCACGACGATGACGACAGTGATGTAGTATTTGGACAAGCAATCACTCCTGTAAGAACAGGAGTAGCGCCACCACCGCAGCCGACTGTAAAGACCAATCAAGTAATCGATGACCTAAAAACTATTCCAGAAGTACAACCAAATAAAGAGAATAATACGAACCCCAAGAATACATCATTTAGTGATCTTAATGACAAGAAGAACCTAAATGAGATTGAAAAAGAAGCAAGTACTGAACGAAAACGTACGGAAGAGTTAAAAGTGAACGAACAAGCTCTCGGATCTTCCGAATCTAGTTCTAATTCAGCGAAACTAACGAACTTCCAAAAAATTAGCGGAGACACACCCGAAAACACAAATAAGCTTGAGAAACCAACTAAAGTTGAGAATAATAAAAAGCTGGAGGGTTCTCCGAAAGAGGCAACATTCAATAAGGATATAA AAGGGGATAATGACAGTGGCGTTGATGAGTCTACACAGGAAAAG GATCGAAACGGACCAACATCACCAAGTTCTCCCGCCAAGACACCAACTAAGCCTACTTCAGGCATTTCAAGACCCCCAAGTGCAACACCATCGAATAAGTCCAATAAATCACGAAGCGCTTCTAGATCAAGGCTAGCTCTCAAAACACCCGAACCAGAGTCAGCTAAGAAAG TTCCAATGAATAAGATTCAAGTGGGTAATGCACCTTCACCTAATCTCAAGGCTGTTCGGTCAAAAATAGGATCACTTGACAATGCCACCTATAAACCTGGCGGAGGTAAAATCAAAATCGAAagcaagaaaattgaaattaaggCCGCTCCAAGGATCGAagcgaaaaacgaaaaatacaCTCCCAAGGGCGGAGATAAAAAG ATAGTTTCAACGAAATTACAATGGAATGCTAAATCTAAAATCGGATCTCTAGAGAACGCCAATCATAAGCCTGGCGGCGGTGATAAGAAAATCGATACAATAAAAGCGGACTTTAAGGATAAGGCTAAGCCAAAAGTTGGCTCAAAGGATAATGTTAAATATGCTCCAGGGGGTGGTGATATAAAG ATACAAACCCATAAGCTAGAAATTAAAGCTCAAAGTAAAATTGGATCTTTGGATAATGTAAAGCACAAACCAGGTGGAGGGGATAAGAAAATATTCGATGACaaggattatttaaaaaatgttgatcacCCTGTTGCACTGACTTCACCTTCAcag ctcTGCAATGGGCATCTTTGTGCGTCAATACACATTGAAATTGGTCATTGCAGTCGTTTCAATAAT
- the LOC129952875 gene encoding microtubule-associated protein tau isoform X3, translated as MSSAPRPPFVPSQQMRPQMGAPAPGSPSPRQPMNQGQPMNTQQRQMAPQLRRVDSQGNVLPNPGQPPRGGIQQQVRPPSSGGTTSPPGQGGPGPGPRPQGAFPWAGPPNSQQNRPSNAFGNQPPNQGGRPFPRPGPGGTGGGGQPQFRPPYQQQNMQQQYQGMPQQFPPQVQQRPFAPQQNAPMSKTNSHDDDDSDVVFGQAITPVRTGVAPPPQPTVKTNQVIDDLKTIPEVQPNKENNTNPKNTSFSDLNDKKNLNEIEKEASTERKRTEELKVNEQALGSSESSSNSAKLTNFQKISGDTPENTNKLEKPTKVENNKKLEGSPKEATFNKDIKGDNDSGVDESTQEKDRNGPTSPSSPAKTPTKPTSGISRPPSATPSNKSNKSRSASRSRLALKTPEPESAKKVPMNKIQVGNAPSPNLKAVRSKIGSLDNATYKPGGGKIKIESKKIEIKAAPRIEAKNEKYTPKGGDKKIVSTKLQWNAKSKIGSLENANHKPGGGDKKIDTIKADFKDKAKPKVGSKDNVKYAPGGGDIKKDDIQKDIQTHKLEIKAQSKIGSLDNVKHKPGGGDKKIFDDKDYLKNVDHPVALTSPSQFWKAPKITRATTLTSSMSLPAECLVLSVSMPSLNNEKRPKSAGPKSARKPGQAIHPKPFRLF; from the exons ATGTCGTCTGCACCAAGGCCGCCTTTTGTTCCGTCACAACAAATGAGACCTCAGATGGGCGCCCCTGCTCCGGGATCTCCATCGCCACGACAGCCAATGAATCAAGGACAGCCAATGAATACTCAACAAAGGCAAATGGCGCCACAATTACGGAGAGTAGATAGTCAAGGGAATGTTTTGCCTAATCCTGGACAACCGCCAAGAGGCGGAATTCAGCAGCAAGTTCGCCCACCATCTAGCGGAGGAACAACGAGTCCGCCTGGGCAAGGTGGTCCAGGTCCAGGTCCAAGACCTCAGGGTGCTTTCCCTTGGGCTGGACCCCCAAACAGCCAACAAAATCGTCCATCGAATGCTTTTGGTAACCAACCACCCAATCAAGGTGGAAGACCTTTTCCACGGCCGGGACCTGGTGGGACCGGTGGTGGTGGCCAGCCACAGTTTCGACCACCATACCAACAGCAAAATATGCAGCAGCAATATCAAGGAATGCCACAACAATTTCCCCCCCAAGTTCAACAAAGACCATTTGCACCACAACAAAATGCCCCAATGAGCAAAACTAATAGTCACGACGATGACGACAGTGATGTAGTATTTGGACAAGCAATCACTCCTGTAAGAACAGGAGTAGCGCCACCACCGCAGCCGACTGTAAAGACCAATCAAGTAATCGATGACCTAAAAACTATTCCAGAAGTACAACCAAATAAAGAGAATAATACGAACCCCAAGAATACATCATTTAGTGATCTTAATGACAAGAAGAACCTAAATGAGATTGAAAAAGAAGCAAGTACTGAACGAAAACGTACGGAAGAGTTAAAAGTGAACGAACAAGCTCTCGGATCTTCCGAATCTAGTTCTAATTCAGCGAAACTAACGAACTTCCAAAAAATTAGCGGAGACACACCCGAAAACACAAATAAGCTTGAGAAACCAACTAAAGTTGAGAATAATAAAAAGCTGGAGGGTTCTCCGAAAGAGGCAACATTCAATAAGGATATAA AAGGGGATAATGACAGTGGCGTTGATGAGTCTACACAGGAAAAG GATCGAAACGGACCAACATCACCAAGTTCTCCCGCCAAGACACCAACTAAGCCTACTTCAGGCATTTCAAGACCCCCAAGTGCAACACCATCGAATAAGTCCAATAAATCACGAAGCGCTTCTAGATCAAGGCTAGCTCTCAAAACACCCGAACCAGAGTCAGCTAAGAAAG TTCCAATGAATAAGATTCAAGTGGGTAATGCACCTTCACCTAATCTCAAGGCTGTTCGGTCAAAAATAGGATCACTTGACAATGCCACCTATAAACCTGGCGGAGGTAAAATCAAAATCGAAagcaagaaaattgaaattaaggCCGCTCCAAGGATCGAagcgaaaaacgaaaaatacaCTCCCAAGGGCGGAGATAAAAAG ATAGTTTCAACGAAATTACAATGGAATGCTAAATCTAAAATCGGATCTCTAGAGAACGCCAATCATAAGCCTGGCGGCGGTGATAAGAAAATCGATACAATAAAAGCGGACTTTAAGGATAAGGCTAAGCCAAAAGTTGGCTCAAAGGATAATGTTAAATATGCTCCAGGGGGTGGTGATATAAAG AAGGACGATATTCAAAAGGAC ATACAAACCCATAAGCTAGAAATTAAAGCTCAAAGTAAAATTGGATCTTTGGATAATGTAAAGCACAAACCAGGTGGAGGGGATAAGAAAATATTCGATGACaaggattatttaaaaaatgttgatcacCCTGTTGCACTGACTTCACCTTCAcag
- the LOC129952875 gene encoding microtubule-associated protein tau isoform X4, whose translation MSSAPRPPFVPSQQMRPQMGAPAPGSPSPRQPMNQGQPMNTQQRQMAPQLRRVDSQGNVLPNPGQPPRGGIQQQVRPPSSGGTTSPPGQGGPGPGPRPQGAFPWAGPPNSQQNRPSNAFGNQPPNQGGRPFPRPGPGGTGGGGQPQFRPPYQQQNMQQQYQGMPQQFPPQVQQRPFAPQQNAPMSKTNSHDDDDSDVVFGQAITPVRTGVAPPPQPTVKTNQVIDDLKTIPEVQPNKENNTNPKNTSFSDLNDKKNLNEIEKEASTERKRTEELKVNEQALGSSESSSNSAKLTNFQKISGDTPENTNKLEKPTKVENNKKLEGSPKEATFNKDIKGDNDSGVDESTQEKDRNGPTSPSSPAKTPTKPTSGISRPPSATPSNKSNKSRSASRSRLALKTPEPESAKKVPMNKIQVGNAPSPNLKAVRSKIGSLDNATYKPGGGKIKIESKKIEIKAAPRIEAKNEKYTPKGGDKKIVSTKLQWNAKSKIGSLENANHKPGGGDKKIDTIKADFKDKAKPKVGSKDNVKYAPGGGDIKIQTHKLEIKAQSKIGSLDNVKHKPGGGDKKIFDDKDYLKNVDHPVALTSPSQFWKAPKITRATTLTSSMSLPAECLVLSVSMPSLNNEKRPKSAGPKSARKPGQAIHPKPFRLF comes from the exons ATGTCGTCTGCACCAAGGCCGCCTTTTGTTCCGTCACAACAAATGAGACCTCAGATGGGCGCCCCTGCTCCGGGATCTCCATCGCCACGACAGCCAATGAATCAAGGACAGCCAATGAATACTCAACAAAGGCAAATGGCGCCACAATTACGGAGAGTAGATAGTCAAGGGAATGTTTTGCCTAATCCTGGACAACCGCCAAGAGGCGGAATTCAGCAGCAAGTTCGCCCACCATCTAGCGGAGGAACAACGAGTCCGCCTGGGCAAGGTGGTCCAGGTCCAGGTCCAAGACCTCAGGGTGCTTTCCCTTGGGCTGGACCCCCAAACAGCCAACAAAATCGTCCATCGAATGCTTTTGGTAACCAACCACCCAATCAAGGTGGAAGACCTTTTCCACGGCCGGGACCTGGTGGGACCGGTGGTGGTGGCCAGCCACAGTTTCGACCACCATACCAACAGCAAAATATGCAGCAGCAATATCAAGGAATGCCACAACAATTTCCCCCCCAAGTTCAACAAAGACCATTTGCACCACAACAAAATGCCCCAATGAGCAAAACTAATAGTCACGACGATGACGACAGTGATGTAGTATTTGGACAAGCAATCACTCCTGTAAGAACAGGAGTAGCGCCACCACCGCAGCCGACTGTAAAGACCAATCAAGTAATCGATGACCTAAAAACTATTCCAGAAGTACAACCAAATAAAGAGAATAATACGAACCCCAAGAATACATCATTTAGTGATCTTAATGACAAGAAGAACCTAAATGAGATTGAAAAAGAAGCAAGTACTGAACGAAAACGTACGGAAGAGTTAAAAGTGAACGAACAAGCTCTCGGATCTTCCGAATCTAGTTCTAATTCAGCGAAACTAACGAACTTCCAAAAAATTAGCGGAGACACACCCGAAAACACAAATAAGCTTGAGAAACCAACTAAAGTTGAGAATAATAAAAAGCTGGAGGGTTCTCCGAAAGAGGCAACATTCAATAAGGATATAA AAGGGGATAATGACAGTGGCGTTGATGAGTCTACACAGGAAAAG GATCGAAACGGACCAACATCACCAAGTTCTCCCGCCAAGACACCAACTAAGCCTACTTCAGGCATTTCAAGACCCCCAAGTGCAACACCATCGAATAAGTCCAATAAATCACGAAGCGCTTCTAGATCAAGGCTAGCTCTCAAAACACCCGAACCAGAGTCAGCTAAGAAAG TTCCAATGAATAAGATTCAAGTGGGTAATGCACCTTCACCTAATCTCAAGGCTGTTCGGTCAAAAATAGGATCACTTGACAATGCCACCTATAAACCTGGCGGAGGTAAAATCAAAATCGAAagcaagaaaattgaaattaaggCCGCTCCAAGGATCGAagcgaaaaacgaaaaatacaCTCCCAAGGGCGGAGATAAAAAG ATAGTTTCAACGAAATTACAATGGAATGCTAAATCTAAAATCGGATCTCTAGAGAACGCCAATCATAAGCCTGGCGGCGGTGATAAGAAAATCGATACAATAAAAGCGGACTTTAAGGATAAGGCTAAGCCAAAAGTTGGCTCAAAGGATAATGTTAAATATGCTCCAGGGGGTGGTGATATAAAG ATACAAACCCATAAGCTAGAAATTAAAGCTCAAAGTAAAATTGGATCTTTGGATAATGTAAAGCACAAACCAGGTGGAGGGGATAAGAAAATATTCGATGACaaggattatttaaaaaatgttgatcacCCTGTTGCACTGACTTCACCTTCAcag